The stretch of DNA CCATATACTGGCCAACGGGACAAACGGCAGCGATGGCCGGGCCAGTGTGGGCGATGCTATTTTGCAACCGGGACCCTATGACGGTGGAAAGGCAAGTGACAAAATAGCCGAATTAATTAGGTTTATTCCATTGATTAGAACTGCCCAGCCCTCCGAATGCCCGGTGGCGGTGGGTGTGGCCGGCATTGGTAACCGGTTTATTAGGCTAATACGTCCGGCATATGAAATGCGCTTTTATAAATACAGTCGTTCCACAAATATAGTGGACTGTGCCGTAGCCCGGCCAATAAAAACCGGTTTGATTGGCGAAGAACTGGTAGAGTTGGGCGCGGTGACCGGGGTGGAGGAAGCCCGGGAAGGAATGTGGGTGCAAAAGAGCGGTCGGACCACAGGGGTTACCTCTGGCTTGGTTACCGCTATGGGAGTGACTTTAAAGGTGAGCCTTTCTGATGATGAATCAGGCTGGTTCAGTGACCAGGTGGTGGCGGATGTTATGTGTCAACCGGGTGATAGTGGCTCGCTGATCATAGGTAAAGAAAACAAAGCTGTGGGTCTTTTATTTGCAGGTTCTGATACGCATTGCATCTTTAACCGCATTCAAAATGTACTTAATCTGTTGGAAATAGAATTTTAGTTGCCGGACGGGGGCTAAAAGTCTACGCTGCCGGAGGAGGTTTGATACGTGAAAGTTTACCAGACCAGCGATGTAGCCCTCACATTTTTTAATGATATTCCGGCTATTGGCCCCCGCTTACCCAGCAAGGAAGACGCCCTCAAAGTAGCGGAGAGCTACTTACGGTTAATTGATAAACTAGCCCGGGGGAAAAAAGGTAACCCGCACTGCAGTATCAGTTTTTTAAAGCAAACGGATGGGCTTTATACGTTAATATTGAGGGGTTCCGGCATGGCTTTGGAGACACTATGCAATTTGGATGAGTTAATGCTGCAGCGTTTTAAAAAAGGCTTAAAAAACAAACTTTTTATTTTAACCTGCTTCTTTGACGCTCCGGATGGCCAGGTGATGTGCCTGGCCTTGACGGAAGGTGTGGGCGCAGTGCTCTATTCACCGGGGTAGAATGTAATTCTTTGGTGCCGGGTGTTGAAAGGTTGAAAGATTATAAATCTTTCAACCTTTCAACACCCGGCACCATTAAGTACCATTTAACAGCTATTTTAAGCCAATAAAACCCTCAAACCATAAACTATTAATTTAACCTAATTTATAGGGGATCGCCTTAATTTACCCAAATTGCTATGCTTGTCTCATATTGGTATCATTAATGTCAGCCATCCATACATTGGACAGGCACACTTGGAGCAGTTGTGGATGTGCTTTGCAAAAAAAGGCATAACAGGAAAGGGGAGAGTAAATAAGTTGCAAACATGGAACAAATGGCTAGCTATGATTCCCTTGATGGCGGTATTATTGGCGTTTTCATTGCTGGCCGGGCCCGTTTGGGCAGCCGACAATCCAGTGGAAAAAGCCGGTAACGACTTAATAGTGACACAAGATTTGCCTAATGGTGAAATGGTGGTCACGGATGACCATGCGGTGACAGGGCAAACCGTTAAACAGTCTGCCGGCTTGGGCGATGTCACCCTTAGTATGCCTTTGGTCGTGGGAGGCATCGAAGGGTCCGAATTATCGGCTGAAGCTAACCAATTGTTTAAGCTGATTAATAATGAGCGGAGCAAAGCCGGCCTGGAACCGCTGGCAGCGGACAATATGCTGACCGTACTGGCTCGATTGAAGGCAAAGGATATGGCGGAGAAAAAGTACCTGGGATCCAGCTCCCCCATTTACGGTACAGTTGAAGATATGTTAAACGAGGCCAAGGTAGAGTACCGGTCGGTTGGTGAAAACCTGGTCCGGGCCACCAGCGCCGAGGCAGCCCATGCCTTATTTATGCGGTACAGTACCTTAAAAAATCGCGTTTTAAATTCCGACTTTGACCGGATTGGCGTGGCGGTGGTGCCGGCAGGCAGTTACTGCTACGTGGTGGAAATCTTTATTGATGAAGAGGAGCAAATCCAGCAGAACCCGGATGAAGAAACCAAAACGGGTAACGACGAAGAAGGTAGCGGAGCTGACGAACAAACTGGTGTAAAGCCCGGTCAGGATACTAAACCGGCACCTGAGCCTGAACCCCAGCCTGTTTCCGGTATGTCGGCTGATGAACAGCAGATGTTCAACCTGGTTAACCAGGAAAGAACCCGGCAAGGCTTAAGCCCGTTGCAGTTTGATGCCGCACTGCAGCAGCAGGCCCGTTTGAAGGCCGCGGATATGGTGGAAAAAAACTATTTCAGCCATACTTCACCGACCTACGGCTCACCCTTTGATATGCTGCAGCATGCCGGTATCAAATATACTTACGCCGGTGAGAACCTGGCTATGGCCCCATCGGTGCAGCAGGCTCACAATGGCTTGATGAATTCCAGCGGCCACCGGGCCAATATATTAAACGCTAATTATGACCGCGTGGGTATTGCTGTGCAAAGTAAGGGCTACCAAAAATATTTTGTACAGATATTCACCGGGGGACAGCGCAACACCAGCCCGGCTCCAAAGCCTGAACCCGCGCCTGCGCCGCAACCGGAGCCTGCGCCACAGCCTGAGCCCGCTCCCAACCCGGAGCCCAATCCGGCACCACAGCCCGGTAACGGTTCCGATGTTAATAGTTTGACGTCTGATGAACAGAAAATGTTCCAACTAATTAATCAAGAGAGAGCCAAAAACGGGACGGCTCCGCTCAAGGTCAATAATGAACTGGTCAAGCTGGCCCGGTTGAAGGCCCAGGATATGATTAACAAAAATTACTTCAGCCATACCTCACCGACCTATGGGTCACCCTTTGATATGATGAAGCAGTTCGGCATCCGGTACAGTTACGCCGGTGAAAACCTGGCCGGTGCCCCTACAGTGGCAATGGCCCACGAAAATCTGATGAATTCCTCGGGGCACAGAAAAAATATCTTAAACACCAATTTCACCGAGGTGGGCATAGGTATTGTAAATGGTGGACCTTACGGCAAAATGTTCGTGCAAATGTTTATTCAGCCGTGATTAGTAATACAGTGCAATTGAATAGTTAGCAAAGCCTTGGGGACTGCTGCACTGTCTCCAAAGCGTAGCGAAAGAAAAAAGGAAGGACTAAATGAGTCCTTCTTTTTTTCCCTTTTTGCATAGTTTGATAATATTGTCTGCACATTTTAGACAGTCCCTCATATATTATTATAGAACTCGCATGAAAGGAGGAGATTGTATGGTTGCTGCCCAGACAGCGGTTAAGGAGACTATTACCGTAAGCCAAGTGGTCAGCGAAAATTCCAAGCAAACCGTGGTGCGCGGGACATTTATGATACCAGACCCCAAACCGGACGTGGATCAGATTATCTCCATTGATAAGACGGCCAGCGTTAAAAAGACCAGACTTTTACCTGATAAAGTAGTGGTCGAAGGAACACTTACTTTGCAAATTGTATACGTGGCCTTTGAAAAGGATCAATCTGTACACCATATGCACGCGCAGGTCCCTTTTACCGCCTACGTTGATTTGCCGGGTGCACTGCCCGACATGGACGTAAGAGTGGATGTCTTTGTTGAAGATGTTAAACTTAATCCCAGCAGCAAGGATGTTCGGCAGTTTGATGTAATAGCGGTACTGGATGTATCGGCCAAGGTGACCGAAACCCGGGAGGTCGAGGTGCTTACCGAAGTACCGGATAATATGCATGCCAGCTACGACGTTATTCACATTGATGATGTAGTGGGCCGGGAATCTGCTCAGGTGATTGTCAGTGAAGAGTTTGATGAACCCGACGAAAAACCCGAGCCTAAAAAGGTGCTGGATGTTGATGCCACTGCTATGGTTACAGATGCTCGCATTGTGGCAGACAAGGTGATCATCGACGGCGAATTAACCTTGCAGATTATGTACGTAGGCGCAGTGCCGGAACAGTCCGTGCATAATATGCACAAAACCATCAAGTTTACTGATTTTGTTGAGGTGCCCGGGGCCGACCCGGAAATGGATGTGGTTGTGGACGCTGTGGTGGAAGATTGTGATGTAGAGATTAAAGGTGACCCATTTTTCAGCGCGAGTTGTGTGATAAGGCTGGATGCCCGGGTTACAGAACCCAGGGAGGTCCGGGTAGTTACCGAATGCACAGGCAACACAGTGGAAACCGTAGAGCTTAATGTTGAGCATATTATTGGCGAAGATTCTTCGCAGGTGGTGGTACGGGAAACTTTTGAAACTCCCGATCCTAAACCTTGTCCCGAAAAGGTGCTAAATGTATCCATAGACGAAATTAAAGTAACTGAAAAGAAAATTATTAAAAATAAGGTAATAACTAAGGGTTATGTAGATGTAAAGATTGTTTACGTCTCCGCCAAGCCCGATCAAGCTGTGCATGCTATGCACCAGCGGCTTAATTTCCGCACTTTTGTGGAAATTAAAGGTGCTGTCGAAGGTATGGATGTAGTTGTCAAGCCTGTGGTGGAATATATCAATGCCGAGGCGACCATGGGGTGTGATGTCAATATTGAGGCGGTTATCAAAGTCAGGGTACGGGTTACCGAAACGATGCGCCGGTCTGTGTGTGCTGATGTTGTGAAAGACGAAGAGTGTCCCGTTGGTCAGGTAATCGATTACACCATCAAGTCCGGTGATAGGCTTTTCCAGTTGGCCCAGCGCTACAGTACCACCGTGAATAGGATACTGGCTGAAAACCCGGGGATAAACCCCAATAATTTACAAGTTGGTCAGGTCATTAAAATACCCTGCGGGGCCAAGGGTTAATAAAAAAAATTATCGAAGGAGGTTGTGATATGGCCATACAATATTTTTATAGTGAGCCCGATAACGTTTTATGTGTAAAAATAAAAGTTCCGGTGGTTCTGGCGGAAGAAGAAGTGCAGGTGATTGTCGACAACGTAGCCGCTCTGCCCGAGCTGGCCCAGAAAATTGACCATATTGATGCCCGGCTGCTTGATTTTGAAGCCCGGCCGGTATTCGTTCACGAAAACGGTGATCGGTGGGTCAGTGTCATTGAAGAAGAGGGCTGGGAGCGCTTTGGCTGGCATTGGGTGAAGCACCGCCAGCCCGTGGTGAAAAAGGTGCTGGTCAGCGGCACACTGCACAAGCAAATTTTTTATGTGGATAAAGATGATCACGTCAAGCACGTGGGCGAAGATATTCCTTTTGCCGACGATGTGACCCTGGATGTGCCCCAGCCCGTGGTGGATGAGGATGATGTATTCGTCCAGCTGCACCATAAAAAAATCGATATGCGCTGGGACTTAAGGCGGGGGTCCCGGCTGCACCAGACCGGGGTGATGATTTTCCAGGTTAAAGTGGTTGAGGAAAGACAAATTTTCGTGCAGGTATGCCCGCAGCTGGACCGCAAGTGCGTCCGGGGCGTTAACCTGGTTAAAGACGGCAGCTTTGAGGCCTGGGGCACCAATACTGCCCCGGTTTTCTGGGGTGCCAGCAACGTATTGCGCTATAATAATGGTGCTTTAATGGGTAATATCCCCAATGAGCCGGCTTCACTGTTCCAGACCATTAACCGGCAAGGTGCCAACAACAACAATATTGTACCCACCGGGGAATACCGGCTGTGCTTTGATGCAATGGAAATTCCCGGTTTCAGAGAGGTTTTAGGGGGGACGGCTTCCTTTAACTTAACGGCGGAACTGCTTTTCTATGATCTTTACGGCAATATGGTTACCGGCGAAACCAAAACCTGGAATGCCGGAAACATAGCTGATCAATCATTCACTAACTTATGTCTCAACGCCGTTGCTCCTGAGGAGGCCCGGGAAGCGCTGGTAAGGTTTAGCTTTGAACCGAATTCGCTAAACACCAGTGCCGTGGTAATTGACAATGTCAAACTTGAGTGCATGCGGGTGC from Desulfoscipio gibsoniae DSM 7213 encodes:
- a CDS encoding CAP domain-containing protein; its protein translation is MQTWNKWLAMIPLMAVLLAFSLLAGPVWAADNPVEKAGNDLIVTQDLPNGEMVVTDDHAVTGQTVKQSAGLGDVTLSMPLVVGGIEGSELSAEANQLFKLINNERSKAGLEPLAADNMLTVLARLKAKDMAEKKYLGSSSPIYGTVEDMLNEAKVEYRSVGENLVRATSAEAAHALFMRYSTLKNRVLNSDFDRIGVAVVPAGSYCYVVEIFIDEEEQIQQNPDEETKTGNDEEGSGADEQTGVKPGQDTKPAPEPEPQPVSGMSADEQQMFNLVNQERTRQGLSPLQFDAALQQQARLKAADMVEKNYFSHTSPTYGSPFDMLQHAGIKYTYAGENLAMAPSVQQAHNGLMNSSGHRANILNANYDRVGIAVQSKGYQKYFVQIFTGGQRNTSPAPKPEPAPAPQPEPAPQPEPAPNPEPNPAPQPGNGSDVNSLTSDEQKMFQLINQERAKNGTAPLKVNNELVKLARLKAQDMINKNYFSHTSPTYGSPFDMMKQFGIRYSYAGENLAGAPTVAMAHENLMNSSGHRKNILNTNFTEVGIGIVNGGPYGKMFVQMFIQP
- a CDS encoding DUF3794 and LysM peptidoglycan-binding domain-containing protein encodes the protein MVAAQTAVKETITVSQVVSENSKQTVVRGTFMIPDPKPDVDQIISIDKTASVKKTRLLPDKVVVEGTLTLQIVYVAFEKDQSVHHMHAQVPFTAYVDLPGALPDMDVRVDVFVEDVKLNPSSKDVRQFDVIAVLDVSAKVTETREVEVLTEVPDNMHASYDVIHIDDVVGRESAQVIVSEEFDEPDEKPEPKKVLDVDATAMVTDARIVADKVIIDGELTLQIMYVGAVPEQSVHNMHKTIKFTDFVEVPGADPEMDVVVDAVVEDCDVEIKGDPFFSASCVIRLDARVTEPREVRVVTECTGNTVETVELNVEHIIGEDSSQVVVRETFETPDPKPCPEKVLNVSIDEIKVTEKKIIKNKVITKGYVDVKIVYVSAKPDQAVHAMHQRLNFRTFVEIKGAVEGMDVVVKPVVEYINAEATMGCDVNIEAVIKVRVRVTETMRRSVCADVVKDEECPVGQVIDYTIKSGDRLFQLAQRYSTTVNRILAENPGINPNNLQVGQVIKIPCGAKG
- a CDS encoding DUF3794 domain-containing protein; its protein translation is MAIQYFYSEPDNVLCVKIKVPVVLAEEEVQVIVDNVAALPELAQKIDHIDARLLDFEARPVFVHENGDRWVSVIEEEGWERFGWHWVKHRQPVVKKVLVSGTLHKQIFYVDKDDHVKHVGEDIPFADDVTLDVPQPVVDEDDVFVQLHHKKIDMRWDLRRGSRLHQTGVMIFQVKVVEERQIFVQVCPQLDRKCVRGVNLVKDGSFEAWGTNTAPVFWGASNVLRYNNGALMGNIPNEPASLFQTINRQGANNNNIVPTGEYRLCFDAMEIPGFREVLGGTASFNLTAELLFYDLYGNMVTGETKTWNAGNIADQSFTNLCLNAVAPEEAREALVRFSFEPNSLNTSAVVIDNVKLECMRVQNRYFEQFYQG